A region from the Nocardioides exalbidus genome encodes:
- a CDS encoding threonine/serine ThrE exporter family protein, whose protein sequence is MDEQEDQTEQERAAELAREAHLTMDLCLRIGEMLLSSGAGAADVTATMRSVADHFGLRAAEVDVTFTALSMSFQRSPDDVPVLMMRHVQQRDIDYEDLTAVDHLVRDVLTDQADLYLARSRMATIVSLGHAFPRWAVTIAWAVMAAAVGVFLGGGVVVSAVAAVAAALIDRVQMALARRRLPFFYLQVAGGAIATLIAAAVAASPIDVDPSLVVTANIIMLLAGIGLMGAVQDALTGFYLTSSARLIEAMMATAGIIAGVALGISVANGVGLELGTLVPGQLGREYSDLPTILVGAAVSAAAFSVASYAPRRAVLPIAVITALAALIGQLVSLNGFGRVAAAGASAFFIGLVAYAAAGRVRVPPLVVAVPAIVPFLPGLSIYRGLTWLADGGYLISQGILALMTAISVAIALASGVILGEYVAQPLKREARRLESRLSGPRLVGPYRAMTRAERKALRKVRDGLSGR, encoded by the coding sequence GTGGACGAGCAGGAGGACCAGACCGAGCAGGAGCGGGCCGCAGAGCTGGCCCGCGAGGCCCACTTGACGATGGACCTCTGCCTGCGCATCGGCGAGATGCTCCTGTCGTCCGGCGCAGGGGCCGCCGACGTCACCGCGACCATGCGGTCGGTGGCCGACCACTTCGGCCTCCGCGCGGCCGAGGTCGACGTCACCTTCACCGCGCTCTCGATGAGCTTCCAGCGCTCGCCCGACGACGTACCCGTGCTGATGATGCGGCACGTGCAGCAGCGCGACATCGACTACGAGGACCTCACCGCGGTCGACCACCTCGTCCGCGACGTCCTCACCGACCAGGCCGACCTCTACCTCGCGCGGTCGCGGATGGCGACGATCGTCTCGCTCGGCCACGCGTTCCCGCGATGGGCCGTGACGATCGCGTGGGCCGTGATGGCGGCCGCGGTCGGCGTGTTCCTCGGCGGTGGCGTCGTGGTCTCCGCCGTGGCCGCCGTGGCGGCCGCGTTGATCGACCGCGTGCAGATGGCACTGGCCCGTCGCCGACTGCCGTTCTTCTACCTCCAGGTCGCCGGCGGGGCGATCGCGACCCTGATCGCCGCTGCCGTGGCGGCGTCCCCGATCGACGTCGATCCCTCGCTGGTCGTGACCGCCAACATCATCATGCTGCTCGCCGGCATCGGCCTGATGGGTGCCGTCCAGGACGCGCTCACCGGCTTCTACCTGACCTCCAGCGCGCGCCTCATCGAGGCGATGATGGCCACCGCGGGCATCATCGCCGGGGTCGCCCTCGGCATCTCGGTCGCCAACGGCGTCGGCCTCGAGCTCGGCACGCTGGTGCCCGGACAGCTCGGCCGGGAGTACTCCGACCTGCCGACGATCCTCGTCGGCGCGGCCGTCTCCGCCGCGGCGTTCAGCGTCGCGTCGTACGCCCCTCGCCGCGCCGTGCTGCCGATCGCCGTCATCACCGCGCTGGCCGCGCTCATCGGCCAGCTGGTCTCCCTCAACGGCTTCGGCCGGGTCGCGGCCGCCGGCGCGTCGGCGTTCTTCATCGGCCTCGTGGCCTACGCCGCCGCCGGCCGGGTCCGGGTGCCGCCGCTCGTGGTCGCGGTGCCCGCGATCGTGCCGTTCCTGCCGGGACTGTCGATCTACCGCGGCCTCACCTGGCTCGCCGACGGCGGCTACCTGATCTCCCAGGGCATCCTGGCGCTGATGACCGCGATCTCGGTCGCGATCGCGCTGGCCTCCGGCGTGATCCTGGGGGAGTACGTCGCCCAGCCGCTGAAGCGGGAGGCGCGCAGGCTGGAGAGCCGGCTGTCGGGACCCCGCCTGGTCGGGCCCTACCGGGCGATGACCCGCGCCGAGCGCAAGGCGCTGCGCAAGGTCAGGGACGGTCTCTCCGGGCGTTGA
- a CDS encoding DUF402 domain-containing protein, translated as MEPGTPIRVEMTKWGDRPHWEFDGIYLGADEHGEWLGFPEGTLNRRPGHEFVSSVDAVTLVTADGWYVPTFQAPGIWCDVYIDVSTPARWDGDVLRAVDLDLDVIRMSPEPLESPADWMAGPGETFIDDEDEFLEHQAAFGYPADVVAAARSAADRLVPLVRAHAAPYDGSHQRWLDALNARRDRP; from the coding sequence ATGGAGCCCGGGACCCCGATCCGTGTCGAGATGACGAAGTGGGGCGACCGGCCCCACTGGGAGTTCGACGGGATCTACCTCGGTGCGGACGAGCACGGCGAGTGGCTGGGGTTCCCCGAGGGGACGCTCAACCGCCGCCCCGGGCACGAGTTCGTGTCCTCCGTCGACGCCGTGACGCTGGTGACCGCGGACGGCTGGTACGTCCCGACGTTCCAGGCGCCGGGCATCTGGTGCGACGTCTACATCGACGTCTCGACCCCGGCGAGGTGGGACGGCGACGTGCTGCGGGCGGTCGACCTCGACCTCGACGTGATCCGGATGTCGCCCGAACCCCTGGAGTCGCCGGCCGACTGGATGGCGGGGCCGGGCGAGACCTTCATCGACGACGAGGACGAGTTCCTCGAGCACCAGGCGGCCTTCGGCTACCCCGCCGACGTCGTCGCCGCCGCGCGCTCGGCCGCCGACCGGCTCGTGCCGCTCGTGCGCGCCCACGCAGCGCCGTACGACGGATCCCACCAGCGGTGGCTCGACGCGCTCAACGCCCGGAGAGACCGTCCCTGA
- a CDS encoding SDR family NAD(P)-dependent oxidoreductase yields the protein MSLRTVSDKVVVISGAGSGIGRALALRAARGGALLALSDWNPEGLAETVRLAEQAGATKVRHDVVDVSSRAAMAAWAEGVVEQFGRVDLVVNNAGVTLTGDFTELTYDDLDWIVGVNFDGVVHGSKEFLPHLIASGNGALVNVSSLFGLVSVPGQSAYNATKYAVRGLTEAIREEMLVAGHPVTVTCVHPGGIRTGISRNGRKAAGLDGSAIDALFENKLAKMSPDRAAEIILDGALKGKARVLVGLDAHAIHHFAKLAGSRYQDVVARVTSRMPLR from the coding sequence ATGAGCCTCAGGACCGTCTCCGACAAGGTCGTCGTCATCTCGGGCGCGGGGTCCGGCATCGGCCGGGCACTCGCCCTGCGCGCCGCCCGCGGTGGTGCGCTCCTCGCGCTGTCCGACTGGAATCCCGAGGGCCTGGCCGAGACCGTCCGGCTGGCCGAGCAGGCCGGCGCGACCAAGGTGCGCCACGACGTCGTCGACGTCTCCTCGCGCGCGGCCATGGCCGCCTGGGCGGAGGGCGTCGTCGAGCAGTTCGGCCGGGTCGACCTCGTCGTCAACAACGCCGGGGTGACGCTGACCGGCGACTTCACCGAGCTCACCTACGACGACCTCGACTGGATCGTCGGGGTCAACTTCGACGGCGTCGTCCACGGCTCCAAGGAGTTCCTCCCCCACCTCATCGCCTCGGGCAACGGAGCACTGGTCAACGTCTCCTCGCTGTTCGGGCTGGTGTCGGTCCCCGGGCAGTCGGCCTACAACGCCACGAAGTACGCCGTCCGCGGGCTCACCGAGGCGATCCGCGAGGAGATGCTGGTGGCGGGCCACCCGGTCACCGTGACCTGCGTGCACCCCGGCGGCATCCGCACCGGGATCAGCCGCAACGGGCGCAAGGCCGCCGGTCTCGACGGCAGCGCGATCGACGCGCTCTTCGAGAACAAGCTCGCCAAGATGTCCCCCGACCGCGCCGCCGAGATCATCCTCGACGGGGCACTGAAGGGGAAGGCGCGCGTGCTCGTCGGCCTCGACGCCCACGCGATCCACCACTTCGCCAAGCTCGCCGGCTCGCGCTACCAGGACGTCGTCGCACGCGTGACGTCGCGGATGCCCCTCCGCTGA
- a CDS encoding response regulator transcription factor, with protein MQQLTRPDGTPVRVLVVDDEVNIAELLSMALRYEGWELQMAHNGTDAVATARDFRPDAVVLDIMLPDFDGLEVLRRMRADGNDVPVLFLTAKDAVEDRIAGLTAGGDDYVTKPFSLEEVVARLRGLIRRGGTAAQADAGNMLVVGDLTLDEDSHEVHRAGEEISLTATEFELLRFLMRNPRRVLSKAQILDRVWQYDFGGQANVVELYISYLRKKVDAGREPMIHTMRGAGYVLKPA; from the coding sequence ATGCAGCAGCTCACCCGGCCCGACGGCACGCCTGTGCGGGTCCTCGTCGTGGACGACGAGGTCAACATCGCCGAGCTCCTCTCGATGGCCCTGCGATACGAGGGCTGGGAGCTCCAGATGGCCCACAACGGCACCGACGCCGTCGCGACCGCCCGCGACTTCCGGCCCGATGCCGTGGTGCTCGACATCATGCTCCCCGACTTCGACGGCCTCGAGGTGCTGCGCCGGATGCGCGCCGACGGCAACGACGTGCCGGTCCTCTTCCTCACCGCCAAGGACGCCGTCGAGGACCGCATCGCCGGCCTGACCGCCGGCGGGGACGACTACGTGACGAAGCCGTTCTCGCTCGAGGAGGTCGTGGCGCGGCTGCGCGGCCTGATCCGCCGCGGCGGCACCGCCGCCCAGGCCGATGCCGGCAACATGCTGGTCGTCGGCGATCTCACCCTCGACGAGGACAGCCACGAGGTGCACCGCGCCGGCGAGGAGATCAGCCTGACCGCGACCGAGTTCGAGCTGCTCCGCTTCCTGATGCGCAACCCGCGCCGGGTGCTCAGCAAGGCGCAGATCCTCGACCGCGTCTGGCAGTACGACTTCGGGGGCCAGGCCAACGTCGTCGAGCTCTACATCTCCTACCTCCGCAAGAAGGTCGACGCCGGCCGTGAGCCGATGATCCACACCATGCGCGGCGCGGGCTACGTGCTGAAGCCGGCGTGA
- a CDS encoding sensor histidine kinase has translation MNRLRSLTGRPLTLTARLVAVAVLLVAVTALAIGTATTLAMRQSLDKRLDADVADTMRTLFGPGRGGPGDFGAGQEYGTLYAGFLDDGPVKAGGQVLNHDEDDRGPRRTSLTDDQLDALSGLDPSEEPQDVTIPGLGDYRVLVTDLSDGVAVVGLPCSDVDATISDLVRLELLATALGVLAAAGVGLWVVRRQLAPLREVSATAHRVSELPLGSGEIELGERVPERLTDDRTEVGQVGAALNSMLDHVESSLAERHRSEQQVRQFVADASHELRTPLATIAGYTELARKRPEATGTALDKVETESARMTGLVEDLLLLARLDSGRPLVREPVDLSRLLIEAVDDARVVDPERSWRLALPDAPITVQGDGARLHQVVSNLLTNGRKYTPAGSTITVTGTAYGFTVRDDGPGFPTDLAPRAFERFVRGDASRNRAGGAGLGLSLVEAIVLAHGGTVSLRSEPGETVIAVDLPGDSPIS, from the coding sequence GTGAACCGCCTCCGGTCGCTGACCGGCCGTCCACTGACCCTCACTGCCCGGCTCGTCGCCGTGGCGGTGCTGCTGGTCGCGGTGACGGCGCTCGCCATCGGCACGGCGACGACCCTGGCGATGCGGCAGAGCCTCGACAAGCGGCTCGACGCCGATGTCGCCGACACCATGCGCACGCTGTTCGGCCCGGGACGCGGCGGCCCGGGCGACTTCGGCGCGGGGCAGGAGTACGGCACCCTCTACGCCGGGTTCCTCGACGACGGTCCCGTGAAGGCCGGCGGCCAGGTGCTCAACCACGACGAGGACGACCGGGGTCCCCGACGCACCTCGTTGACCGACGACCAGCTCGACGCGCTCTCCGGGCTCGATCCGTCGGAGGAGCCGCAGGACGTCACGATCCCCGGGCTCGGGGACTACCGCGTGCTCGTCACCGACCTGAGCGACGGGGTGGCGGTCGTCGGCCTCCCCTGCTCGGACGTCGACGCGACGATCAGTGACCTCGTACGCCTCGAGCTGCTCGCCACGGCGCTCGGCGTGCTCGCCGCGGCAGGCGTGGGCCTCTGGGTCGTTCGCCGCCAGCTGGCGCCGCTGCGCGAGGTCTCGGCCACCGCCCACCGCGTCTCCGAGCTCCCCCTCGGGTCGGGGGAGATCGAGCTCGGGGAGCGGGTGCCGGAGCGGCTCACCGACGACCGCACCGAGGTCGGCCAGGTCGGTGCCGCGCTCAACTCGATGCTCGACCACGTGGAGAGCTCGCTGGCCGAGCGGCACCGCAGCGAGCAGCAGGTGCGCCAGTTCGTCGCCGACGCCTCCCACGAGCTCCGCACGCCGCTGGCCACGATCGCCGGCTACACCGAGCTGGCCCGCAAGCGCCCCGAGGCCACCGGCACCGCGCTCGACAAGGTCGAGACGGAGTCGGCGCGGATGACCGGGCTGGTCGAGGACCTGCTGCTGCTCGCCCGGCTCGACTCCGGTCGCCCGCTCGTGCGGGAGCCCGTCGACCTGTCGCGCCTGCTCATCGAGGCCGTCGACGACGCCCGCGTCGTCGACCCGGAGCGGTCGTGGCGGCTCGCGCTCCCCGACGCCCCGATCACCGTCCAGGGCGACGGCGCACGGTTGCACCAGGTCGTCAGCAACCTGCTCACCAACGGACGCAAGTACACCCCCGCCGGCAGCACGATCACGGTCACCGGGACGGCGTACGGCTTCACGGTGCGCGACGACGGACCGGGCTTCCCGACCGACCTGGCGCCGCGCGCCTTCGAGCGCTTCGTCCGGGGCGACGCCTCGCGCAACCGCGCGGGCGGCGCCGGGCTCGGGCTCTCGCTGGTCGAGGCGATCGTCCTCGCCCACGGTGGCACGGTGTCGCTGCGCAGCGAGCCGGGCGAGACCGTCATCGCGGTCGACCTGCCCGGGGACTCCCCCATTTCGTAA
- a CDS encoding phosphodiester glycosidase family protein produces MPDLARSPRSRKAAATSARSRALTLATAGVLVTGLAVTAGIGPSAADDRSAGSAVGRSSLGAQGASGYRGRDQTSDGKPGTVVGPPVNARVAPKLKNDVTYEIAPGVTLRQWDQVDGRQPVGQVHMNLVSVSLDAPNLSFESLSPTYVTNRRKVSEFGAMNQALVAVNGDFFDIGRTDAPLGVTIDQKRGILGGSRDGWIPGVNSTLWFDDSGPHVSPLSLQYTIRQRKAWTVSGINHPSIPPGQIGVYTSDWHRTSGYEVTAGKKRAREVIVRKNKVISNRPKLSDGKKIGTKDRVLIGTGPMAAKLATLKKGKRITLSKRIEGGRPRVAISGDRALLVNGVRTVINNTIAHPRTAVGIDADGRKLLILVVDGRSTVSRGYTMVELANVMTALGAENAINLDGGGSSAMFTRDGAGNMGIVNVPSDGGERLVANSFGVVYSGPYVPVVPVLPTTPTASPTTLPPTTPPTSVPPTTPPPSKG; encoded by the coding sequence GTGCCTGACCTCGCCCGCAGCCCACGGTCCCGCAAGGCCGCCGCCACGTCCGCCCGCAGCCGCGCCCTGACGCTGGCCACGGCGGGCGTCCTCGTCACGGGACTCGCCGTCACGGCGGGCATCGGTCCGTCGGCCGCCGACGACCGGTCGGCAGGATCGGCCGTCGGCCGGTCCTCCCTCGGTGCGCAGGGCGCGAGCGGCTACCGGGGTCGCGACCAGACGTCCGACGGCAAGCCCGGGACCGTCGTCGGCCCGCCCGTCAACGCCCGGGTGGCGCCGAAGCTCAAGAACGACGTGACCTACGAGATCGCTCCCGGCGTCACGCTGCGCCAGTGGGACCAGGTCGACGGCCGCCAGCCGGTGGGCCAGGTCCACATGAACCTGGTCTCGGTCAGCCTCGACGCCCCGAACCTCAGCTTCGAGTCGCTCTCCCCCACCTACGTGACCAACCGCCGCAAGGTGAGCGAGTTCGGCGCCATGAACCAGGCGCTGGTCGCGGTCAACGGCGACTTCTTCGACATCGGCAGGACCGACGCCCCGCTCGGCGTCACCATCGACCAGAAGCGCGGCATCCTCGGCGGCTCGCGCGACGGCTGGATCCCGGGCGTGAACTCGACGCTGTGGTTCGACGACTCCGGCCCGCACGTCAGCCCGCTCAGCCTCCAGTACACGATCCGGCAGCGGAAGGCGTGGACGGTCAGCGGCATCAACCACCCCTCGATCCCGCCCGGGCAGATCGGCGTCTACACCTCCGACTGGCACCGCACCTCGGGCTACGAGGTGACCGCCGGCAAGAAGCGCGCCCGCGAGGTGATCGTCCGCAAGAACAAGGTCATCTCGAACCGGCCGAAGCTGTCGGACGGCAAGAAGATCGGCACGAAGGACCGGGTGCTGATCGGCACCGGGCCGATGGCCGCCAAGCTCGCGACGCTCAAGAAGGGCAAGCGGATCACGCTGTCCAAGCGCATCGAGGGCGGCCGGCCCAGGGTCGCGATCAGCGGCGACCGCGCCCTGCTGGTCAACGGCGTACGCACCGTCATCAACAACACGATCGCGCACCCGCGCACCGCCGTGGGCATCGACGCCGACGGCCGCAAGCTGCTCATCCTCGTGGTCGACGGTCGCTCCACGGTCAGCCGCGGCTACACGATGGTCGAGCTCGCCAACGTCATGACGGCGCTCGGCGCGGAGAACGCGATCAACCTCGACGGCGGCGGCTCGTCCGCGATGTTCACCCGCGACGGCGCGGGCAACATGGGCATCGTCAACGTCCCCTCGGACGGTGGCGAGCGGCTCGTCGCGAACTCGTTCGGGGTCGTCTACTCGGGCCCCTACGTGCCGGTCGTCCCGGTCCTGCCGACGACCCCGACGGCGTCACCGACCACCCTGCCTCCGACCACGCCGCCGACCTCGGTGCCGCCGACCACCCCGCCGCCCTCGAAGGGCTGA
- a CDS encoding glutamate--cysteine ligase produces the protein MRIDFHASPQPTLGVEWEFALVDRVSRDLRSVASEVHDLAGGRLADPARLHKELLRNTVEVVTGICDTVGEAMTDLADTLAVVVPAAQEVGVDLLGAGSHPFADWSMQQLTDGHRYAELINRTQWWGRQMLIWGVHVHVGMPERDRVMPVLASMLTTYPHLLALSASSPIWAGQDTGYASNRALMFQQLPTAGLPFAFDTWAEFEKCIGDQTTTGIIDSMSDVRWDLRPAPHLGTLENRVCDGMSDIREVAAMTALVHCLVVDLDTRLAAGEVLPTMPPWQVQENKWRAARYGLDAIVILDDANRERLVTEDLDDLLERLTPVAKRLDCEAELRTVAEIPRRGASYQRQRTVARESGGDLIAVVDALVTELTDSLSDARAT, from the coding sequence ATGCGCATCGACTTCCACGCGTCGCCGCAGCCGACCCTCGGCGTGGAGTGGGAGTTCGCGCTCGTCGACCGGGTCAGCCGCGACCTGCGCAGCGTCGCCTCCGAGGTGCACGACCTCGCAGGTGGCCGACTCGCCGACCCGGCCCGCCTGCACAAGGAGCTCCTGCGCAACACCGTCGAGGTGGTCACCGGGATCTGCGACACGGTCGGCGAGGCGATGACCGACCTGGCCGACACGCTCGCGGTCGTCGTGCCCGCTGCCCAGGAGGTCGGCGTCGACCTCCTCGGTGCCGGGTCGCACCCCTTCGCCGACTGGTCGATGCAGCAGCTCACCGACGGCCACCGCTACGCCGAGCTCATCAACCGCACGCAGTGGTGGGGCCGCCAGATGCTGATCTGGGGCGTGCACGTCCACGTCGGGATGCCCGAGCGCGACCGGGTGATGCCGGTCCTGGCCTCCATGCTCACGACGTACCCCCACCTCCTCGCCCTCTCGGCGAGCTCGCCGATCTGGGCGGGCCAGGACACCGGCTACGCCTCCAACCGGGCGCTGATGTTCCAGCAGCTGCCGACCGCCGGGCTGCCCTTCGCCTTCGACACCTGGGCCGAGTTCGAGAAGTGCATCGGCGACCAGACCACGACCGGCATCATCGACTCGATGTCCGACGTGCGCTGGGACCTCCGGCCCGCGCCCCACCTCGGCACCCTCGAGAACCGGGTGTGCGACGGCATGTCCGACATCCGCGAGGTCGCGGCGATGACCGCGCTCGTGCACTGCCTGGTCGTCGACCTCGACACCCGGCTGGCGGCCGGCGAGGTCCTGCCGACGATGCCGCCGTGGCAGGTGCAGGAGAACAAGTGGCGTGCCGCGCGCTACGGCCTCGACGCGATCGTCATCCTCGACGACGCCAACCGGGAGCGGCTGGTGACGGAGGACCTCGACGACCTCCTGGAGCGCCTCACGCCCGTGGCGAAGCGCCTCGACTGCGAGGCCGAGCTGCGGACCGTGGCCGAGATCCCGCGGCGCGGCGCGTCGTACCAGCGACAGCGCACGGTCGCGCGCGAGTCGGGCGGCGACCTGATCGCGGTCGTCGACGCGCTGGTCACCGAGCTCACCGACTCGCTGTCCGACGCGCGCGCGACCTGA
- a CDS encoding site-specific DNA-methyltransferase, whose protein sequence is MPASSSYPLPGQPWNTFHAGDNLDVLPRLAPGSVDVVYADPPYNTGNDFAYADRFRDGSHPDRYAGRHAAWTAMMRPRLLAVRDVLAAHGAVFVSIDDNEVAHLRLLMDEVFGEANFMAQVVVNLNPKGRQLGRGFATSHEYVLAYARHLPGCAVDASTTEAVDEGDFPLTTDDGRRFRYLPLRNTNKKFNPGTAPTLHFELYGDPVTGRVSTTAFDGALALAPVFGDGRAAVWRWSQRKVDERPDDLECRVIRGRGGERADIFQRDWLHREGGRRKKLRTIWLAEEIGSTDSAVAELKALVGHVFESPKPTGLVRRILATLPDDVVVLDPFAGSGTTGHAVALANLADGGTRRCISVNSTEPTREGSNAHAAGLATVADITVARLTAVADRLGGGLEVVRESPDIR, encoded by the coding sequence GTGCCCGCCTCGTCGTCGTACCCCCTCCCGGGGCAGCCGTGGAACACCTTCCACGCCGGCGACAACCTCGACGTGCTGCCCCGCCTGGCGCCCGGATCGGTCGACGTCGTCTACGCCGACCCGCCCTACAACACCGGCAACGACTTCGCCTACGCCGACCGCTTCCGCGACGGCTCGCACCCCGACCGGTACGCCGGCCGGCACGCAGCGTGGACGGCGATGATGCGGCCGCGGCTGCTCGCCGTCCGCGACGTGCTGGCCGCGCACGGCGCGGTGTTCGTCAGCATCGACGACAACGAGGTCGCGCACCTGCGGCTGCTGATGGACGAGGTCTTCGGCGAGGCCAACTTCATGGCGCAGGTCGTGGTCAACCTCAACCCGAAGGGCCGCCAGCTCGGGCGCGGGTTCGCGACCAGCCACGAGTACGTCCTGGCCTACGCCCGCCACCTCCCGGGCTGCGCGGTCGACGCCAGCACGACGGAGGCGGTCGACGAGGGCGACTTCCCGCTGACCACCGACGACGGGCGACGCTTCCGCTACCTGCCGCTGCGCAACACCAACAAGAAGTTCAACCCCGGCACCGCGCCGACCCTGCACTTCGAGCTGTACGGCGACCCGGTGACCGGTCGCGTGTCGACGACCGCGTTCGACGGTGCCCTCGCCCTCGCGCCGGTCTTCGGCGACGGGCGCGCGGCGGTCTGGCGCTGGTCGCAGCGCAAGGTCGACGAGCGGCCCGACGACCTGGAGTGCCGGGTGATCCGCGGCCGCGGCGGTGAGCGCGCCGACATCTTCCAGCGCGACTGGCTCCACCGCGAGGGCGGCCGGCGCAAGAAGCTGCGCACGATCTGGCTCGCCGAGGAGATCGGCTCCACCGACTCCGCCGTCGCCGAGCTCAAGGCGCTCGTGGGCCACGTCTTCGAGTCGCCCAAGCCGACCGGCCTGGTCCGCCGGATCCTCGCGACCCTGCCCGACGACGTCGTCGTGCTGGACCCCTTCGCCGGCAGCGGCACCACCGGCCACGCCGTCGCGCTCGCCAACCTCGCCGACGGCGGCACCCGCCGCTGCATCAGCGTCAACTCCACCGAGCCGACCCGCGAGGGCTCCAACGCCCACGCCGCCGGCCTCGCCACCGTCGCCGACATCACGGTGGCCCGGCTCACCGCCGTCGCCGACCGGCTCGGCGGCGGGCTCGAGGTGGTCCGGGAGTCACCGGATATCCGGTGA
- a CDS encoding WS/DGAT/MGAT family O-acyltransferase: protein MVNPIDPTATGFLLAENRNMPMHVGGLQLFEKPEGAGRGFAREMYEQMSNVEEIAPLFLKHPHRSARTAGQLVWQPDEQFDIEHHVRHSALPRPGRVRELLDLCSRLHGTRLAWERPLWEATIIEGLRDGRVAMYTKTHHALVDGVSAMRLLASVLSTDPDERNMPAPWAMRPRAPREEPVSDGGASLADISASTVRTALALASEAAGMPGALIRTLNKSVRNETSALSLYAPRTMLNQNITGSRRFAAQDWPVERLRDVGRATGTTINDVVLAMVSGAMRTYLADLDALPETSLISMVPVGLNAKQSHLASGDGGNAVGAVMVQLGTHLADPADRLSAIHRSMKDGKESLSAMTPAQILAMSALGQAPAILGPVLRMQGIVRPPYNLIVSNVPGPRTTHYWNGARLVGTYPLSIPINGMALNITCTSYDGKMAFGLTGCRRTVPHLQVLLQYLDDELAALEKAAGV from the coding sequence GTGGTCAACCCGATCGACCCGACGGCGACCGGCTTCCTGCTGGCCGAGAACCGCAACATGCCGATGCACGTCGGCGGCCTCCAGCTCTTCGAGAAGCCGGAGGGTGCGGGGCGCGGGTTCGCTCGCGAGATGTACGAGCAGATGAGCAACGTCGAGGAGATCGCACCGCTCTTCCTCAAGCACCCGCACCGCTCGGCGCGCACGGCCGGCCAGCTCGTCTGGCAGCCCGACGAGCAGTTCGACATCGAGCACCACGTCCGCCACAGCGCGCTCCCCCGGCCCGGTCGCGTCCGCGAGCTCCTCGACCTCTGCTCGCGGCTGCACGGCACCCGCCTCGCGTGGGAGCGGCCGCTGTGGGAGGCGACGATCATCGAGGGCCTGCGCGACGGGCGGGTCGCGATGTACACCAAGACCCACCACGCCCTCGTCGACGGCGTCTCGGCCATGCGGCTGCTCGCGAGCGTCCTCTCGACCGACCCCGACGAGCGCAACATGCCCGCCCCCTGGGCGATGCGGCCGCGCGCGCCGCGGGAGGAGCCGGTGAGCGACGGCGGTGCCTCCCTGGCCGACATCTCGGCCAGCACGGTGCGTACGGCGCTCGCGCTGGCGTCCGAGGCCGCCGGGATGCCCGGTGCGCTGATCCGCACCCTCAACAAGTCGGTGCGCAACGAGACCTCCGCGCTGTCGCTCTACGCCCCGCGCACGATGCTCAACCAGAACATCACCGGGTCACGCCGCTTCGCCGCCCAGGACTGGCCGGTCGAGCGGCTGCGCGACGTCGGCAGGGCGACCGGGACGACGATCAACGACGTCGTGCTCGCCATGGTCAGCGGCGCGATGCGGACCTACCTCGCCGACCTCGACGCGCTGCCCGAGACCTCGCTGATCTCGATGGTGCCGGTCGGCCTCAACGCCAAGCAGTCGCATCTCGCCTCCGGCGACGGCGGCAACGCGGTCGGGGCCGTGATGGTGCAGCTCGGCACCCACCTCGCCGACCCCGCCGACCGCCTCTCCGCCATCCACCGGTCGATGAAGGACGGCAAGGAGAGCCTCTCGGCGATGACGCCGGCGCAGATCCTCGCCATGAGCGCCCTCGGCCAGGCACCCGCGATCCTCGGTCCGGTCCTCCGGATGCAGGGCATCGTCCGCCCGCCCTACAACCTCATCGTCAGCAACGTCCCCGGCCCGCGGACGACGCACTACTGGAACGGCGCGAGGCTCGTCGGGACCTACCCGCTCTCGATCCCGATCAACGGCATGGCGCTCAACATCACCTGCACGTCCTACGACGGCAAGATGGCCTTCGGGCTCACCGGCTGCCGTCGCACGGTGCCCCACCTCCAGGTGCTGCTGCAGTACCTCGACGACGAGCTGGCGGCGCTGGAGAAGGCCGCCGGGGTCTAG